A window of the Thalassospira indica genome harbors these coding sequences:
- the argH gene encoding argininosuccinate lyase, with amino-acid sequence MTDQNATDQKNANSLWGGRFEAGPSAIMEEINASIGFDKRLYAQDIQGSKAHCAMLVKQNIIPAEDGEKITNGLDQILQEIESGEFKFSAALEDIHMNVESRLRELIGPAAGRLHTARSRNDQVATDFKLWVRDVALGDLEVGLKGLQEALIAQAETHAETIMPGFTHLQAAQPVTFGHHLLAYVEMFGRDRGRVADCRTRINENPLGSAALAGTPYPIDRHMTASALGFDRPTANSLDAVSDRDFALEYLNAASIAAMHLSRLAEEMVIWCSAQFRFIGMSDKFSTGSSIMPQKRNPDAAELIRSKIGRIVGCYNGLMLSMKGLPLAYSKDMQEDKEPVFQAHDHLGLCVAAMTGMIADMKVFADNMRAAAGAGYTTATDLADWLVAELGMPFRDAHHVVGATVKLAETKGCDLDQLSLEDLQGIEPKITNAVYDVLTVEASVAARQSFGGTAPVRVKESVAAAKERFLR; translated from the coding sequence ATGACCGATCAAAACGCCACTGACCAGAAAAACGCAAACTCCCTTTGGGGCGGCCGCTTCGAAGCAGGCCCGTCAGCCATCATGGAAGAAATCAACGCTTCCATCGGCTTTGACAAGCGCCTTTACGCCCAGGACATTCAGGGCTCGAAGGCCCACTGCGCCATGCTGGTCAAGCAGAACATCATTCCTGCTGAAGATGGCGAAAAGATCACCAACGGTCTAGACCAGATTCTTCAAGAAATCGAGAGCGGTGAATTCAAATTCTCCGCCGCCCTTGAAGACATCCACATGAATGTCGAAAGCCGCCTGCGCGAACTGATCGGCCCGGCCGCCGGTCGCCTGCATACCGCACGTTCGCGCAATGATCAGGTCGCGACCGACTTCAAACTCTGGGTCCGTGACGTTGCGCTTGGCGATCTTGAGGTCGGCCTCAAAGGCCTTCAGGAAGCCCTGATTGCACAGGCTGAAACCCATGCTGAAACCATCATGCCGGGCTTCACCCACCTGCAGGCCGCCCAGCCGGTCACCTTTGGTCATCATCTTCTGGCCTATGTCGAAATGTTTGGCCGTGATCGCGGGCGTGTTGCCGATTGCCGCACGCGCATTAACGAAAACCCGCTGGGCTCTGCGGCCCTTGCTGGTACGCCGTATCCGATTGATCGCCACATGACGGCAAGTGCGCTCGGCTTTGATCGCCCGACGGCGAACTCGCTTGATGCGGTATCAGATCGTGACTTTGCGCTTGAATACCTCAATGCCGCATCAATTGCTGCCATGCATCTGTCGCGCTTGGCCGAAGAAATGGTCATCTGGTGCTCGGCCCAGTTCCGCTTTATCGGCATGTCTGACAAATTCTCGACTGGCTCATCGATCATGCCGCAAAAACGCAACCCGGATGCGGCCGAACTGATCCGCTCGAAAATCGGGCGTATTGTTGGCTGCTATAACGGCTTGATGCTGTCGATGAAGGGCCTGCCGCTCGCCTATTCCAAGGACATGCAGGAAGACAAGGAACCGGTCTTCCAGGCCCATGACCATCTTGGTCTGTGTGTTGCCGCCATGACCGGCATGATCGCCGACATGAAGGTGTTTGCCGACAACATGCGTGCGGCTGCCGGTGCGGGTTACACCACCGCCACCGACCTTGCCGACTGGCTGGTGGCCGAACTTGGCATGCCGTTCCGTGATGCGCATCACGTTGTTGGCGCGACCGTGAAGCTTGCCGAAACCAAGGGCTGCGATCTTGATCAGCTGTCGCTTGAGGACCTGCAAGGCATCGAACCCAAGATCACCAATGCGGTTTATGACGTGCTGACAGTCGAGGCATCGGTTGCCGCCCGCCAAAGCTTTGGTGGCACCGCCCCGGTCCGGGTCAAGGAATCCGTTGCGGCCGCAAAGGAAAGGTTCCTCAGATGA
- a CDS encoding TlpA disulfide reductase family protein → MKALLRYVKLGVIVAISGIYATPAFADTQFPQELSKMVMPSEGGSLPEDLAFVDENGNEVTFNSLKGQVVLVNLWATWCVPCVKEMPDLDRLAVEMADKPFRVLALSQDRGGADAVREFFETNGIENLDIVLDPRGAIARQMGARGLPTSFVYDANGDLRGKLEGIARWDAPEVIAYFDQLIDQTS, encoded by the coding sequence GTGAAAGCATTGCTTCGTTACGTAAAACTTGGCGTGATTGTCGCCATCTCGGGCATTTATGCAACCCCTGCCTTTGCTGATACGCAATTCCCGCAAGAACTTTCAAAGATGGTTATGCCATCCGAAGGGGGTTCTTTGCCCGAAGATCTGGCGTTTGTCGATGAAAATGGCAACGAGGTCACCTTTAACAGCCTGAAAGGACAGGTTGTTCTGGTCAATCTGTGGGCGACATGGTGCGTGCCATGCGTCAAGGAAATGCCCGATCTGGATCGCCTGGCAGTCGAAATGGCCGATAAGCCGTTCCGGGTTCTCGCACTTAGTCAGGACCGCGGCGGGGCGGATGCCGTCCGCGAATTCTTTGAAACCAATGGAATCGAGAACCTAGATATCGTTCTTGATCCCCGTGGGGCGATTGCGCGCCAGATGGGGGCACGCGGCCTTCCGACCAGTTTTGTCTATGACGCCAACGGGGATCTTCGCGGCAAGCTTGAAGGCATTGCGCGTTGGGATGCGCCAGAGGTCATCGCCTATTTCGATCAGTTGATTGATCAGACGTCCTGA
- the rbsK gene encoding ribokinase, whose translation MTIAVVGSSNFDFAARVAKLPVRGQTVSSRAYKTGPGGKGCNQALAVARLGVSPVFISKLGDDMLGKQLIETLATEGLDTTNLIVADEAQTGIALISIDEAGENMITVVGGANMTMTRTDLHEKQELLRNCDYLLLQLECPVVAIDCAIKYAREGNAKVILDPAPVADLVVMRDLLALTHIVTPNQSECLALTGIDPVDEATASSASIKLHDMGPETVIIKMGGDGAFYSSGGQTGMVPGFVVNTVDTVGAGDCFNAGLAVALHGGQPLKDAVRFACATGALSTTNNGAAEAAPRLADVLSLIEGNA comes from the coding sequence ATGACGATTGCAGTTGTTGGAAGCTCGAACTTTGATTTTGCGGCCCGTGTGGCGAAGCTTCCTGTTCGGGGACAAACGGTTTCCTCCCGGGCTTACAAGACCGGACCGGGCGGCAAAGGATGCAATCAGGCACTTGCCGTCGCCAGACTTGGTGTTTCCCCTGTCTTCATCTCCAAGCTTGGCGATGACATGTTGGGCAAACAACTGATCGAAACCCTTGCCACCGAGGGGTTGGATACCACCAACCTGATCGTTGCCGACGAAGCACAAACCGGCATTGCCCTGATCTCGATTGATGAGGCGGGTGAAAACATGATCACGGTCGTGGGCGGGGCCAACATGACCATGACCCGAACCGACCTTCATGAAAAACAGGAACTCCTGCGCAACTGTGATTATCTGCTGCTGCAGCTTGAATGTCCGGTGGTGGCCATTGACTGCGCGATCAAATATGCCCGTGAAGGCAATGCAAAGGTCATTCTTGACCCGGCCCCGGTCGCCGATCTGGTCGTCATGCGCGACCTGCTGGCCCTGACCCATATCGTCACGCCGAACCAAAGCGAATGCCTGGCCCTTACCGGTATTGATCCGGTGGACGAGGCCACCGCCAGTAGCGCCAGCATCAAGCTGCATGACATGGGCCCGGAAACCGTCATCATCAAAATGGGCGGTGATGGTGCGTTCTATTCATCGGGCGGGCAAACCGGCATGGTTCCGGGCTTTGTGGTCAACACGGTTGATACGGTGGGCGCAGGCGATTGCTTTAATGCCGGGCTGGCTGTGGCCCTGCATGGTGGTCAGCCGCTCAAGGATGCCGTGCGCTTTGCCTGTGCGACCGGTGCGCTTTCCACCACCAACAATGGTGCTGCCGAGGCCGCACCCCGCCTTGCCGATGTTCTGTCGCTGATCGAAGGCAACGCCTAA
- the xylB gene encoding xylulokinase, translating into MYLGIDVGTSAVKALLIDENSVTLAEADAPLRVSSPKPFWSEQNPTDWWDATLRAIDDLHRQNPSAIAATRAIGLSGQMHGATLLGADDKPLRPAILWNDGRATRECAELDAVLPDLGQRAGVATMSGMTAPKLIWLQKHEPDVFAKIKTILLPKDYIRFCLSGDKATEMSDAAGTLWLDEQSRSWNQSAIEACGLSRDQLPHLVEGSDVTGTLRATLADRWDMRDDVIIAGGGGDAATGGIGVGAVSHGDGFISLGTSSQIFVASDKYRPKPEELLHSFAHAIPDHWFQMAVLLNGASCLKWAADLLGEADISALLNQVEAQHDAPSDILFLPYLNGERTPHNNPHARGVFFGLGSDTDRETMVQAVLEGVGFALRDAKSRLHKAGTRCDLPGVIGGGARSRYWIQMIADILGKPLARYEGATKGPAFGAARLTRLALTKEPVADVCVKPAIEEVIEPDLTRHDAYQPRFAKFQRIYAALSDEFTPD; encoded by the coding sequence ATGTATCTCGGAATTGATGTCGGCACATCGGCAGTCAAGGCACTACTGATTGACGAAAACTCGGTCACCCTTGCCGAGGCGGATGCCCCTTTACGCGTATCCAGCCCCAAACCGTTCTGGAGCGAACAAAACCCTACCGACTGGTGGGACGCAACCCTGCGCGCCATCGATGACTTGCACCGCCAGAACCCGTCGGCAATCGCCGCAACCCGTGCAATCGGCCTGTCGGGTCAGATGCATGGCGCAACATTGCTGGGTGCGGATGACAAGCCACTCCGCCCGGCGATCCTGTGGAATGATGGGCGCGCAACCCGCGAATGCGCTGAACTTGATGCCGTCCTGCCTGATCTGGGCCAACGGGCGGGTGTCGCCACCATGTCGGGCATGACCGCACCCAAACTGATCTGGCTGCAAAAACATGAACCCGATGTTTTTGCCAAAATCAAAACCATCCTCCTGCCCAAGGATTACATCCGCTTTTGCCTGTCAGGCGACAAGGCCACCGAAATGTCGGATGCCGCGGGCACGCTTTGGCTTGATGAACAAAGCCGAAGCTGGAACCAAAGTGCGATCGAAGCTTGCGGTTTGAGCCGCGATCAACTGCCGCATCTGGTCGAGGGATCGGACGTTACCGGCACACTGCGCGCAACACTGGCCGACCGTTGGGACATGCGGGACGACGTCATCATTGCCGGGGGTGGCGGTGATGCGGCAACCGGTGGCATCGGGGTCGGGGCGGTTTCCCATGGCGATGGCTTCATTTCGCTGGGCACCTCGTCACAGATCTTTGTCGCCTCGGACAAATACCGTCCCAAGCCCGAAGAACTCCTGCACAGCTTTGCCCATGCCATCCCGGACCACTGGTTCCAGATGGCGGTCCTGCTTAACGGGGCCAGTTGCCTGAAATGGGCGGCCGACCTTCTGGGCGAGGCCGACATTAGCGCATTGCTCAACCAGGTAGAGGCCCAACACGACGCCCCATCTGATATCCTGTTCCTGCCCTACCTCAACGGCGAACGCACCCCGCACAACAATCCGCATGCTCGGGGCGTATTCTTTGGTCTGGGCAGCGATACCGACCGCGAAACCATGGTTCAGGCGGTGCTCGAAGGGGTCGGTTTTGCCCTCCGCGATGCAAAATCCCGTCTGCACAAGGCCGGAACCCGGTGCGACCTGCCCGGTGTGATCGGCGGCGGTGCCCGCAGTCGCTACTGGATCCAGATGATCGCCGATATCCTGGGCAAGCCCCTTGCCCGCTATGAAGGCGCGACCAAGGGCCCGGCCTTTGGTGCTGCCAGACTGACCCGTCTGGCCCTGACCAAAGAACCGGTTGCAGACGTTTGCGTCAAACCCGCAATCGAAGAAGTGATTGAACCTGATCTGACCCGCCATGATGCCTACCAGCCGCGCTTTGCCAAATTCCAGCGCATTTACGCTGCATTGTCAGACGAATTCACCCCTGACTGA
- a CDS encoding 3-hydroxybutyryl-CoA dehydrogenase, with translation MASLEDIKTIGVIGAGQMGNGIAHVIALAGYDVRILDISQDALDKAIGVMEKNMDRQVKKEIITAAQKDAALKLISTGTEYTFLSDCDLVIEAATENEEIKKQIFKALCPVLGPEAIIATNTSSISVTRLASYTDRPAKFMGMHFMNPVPLMKLVELIRGIATDETTYRTIHELTKKLGKDTASAEDFPAFIVNRILLPMINEAIYTLYEGVGNVESIDTAMRLGANHPMGPLQLADFIGLDTCLSIMHVLHDGLADTKYRPCPLLVKYVEAGWLGRKAGRGFYDYSGDEPTPTR, from the coding sequence ATGGCTTCGTTGGAAGATATCAAAACCATTGGCGTAATCGGCGCCGGTCAGATGGGCAACGGTATTGCACATGTGATCGCACTGGCCGGTTACGACGTCCGAATTCTCGACATCTCGCAAGATGCCCTTGATAAGGCCATCGGCGTGATGGAAAAGAACATGGACCGTCAGGTCAAAAAAGAGATCATTACCGCAGCGCAAAAAGATGCGGCACTGAAACTGATCTCAACCGGAACGGAATATACCTTCCTGTCTGACTGTGACCTGGTCATCGAAGCGGCAACCGAGAATGAAGAGATCAAGAAACAGATCTTCAAGGCTCTGTGCCCGGTGCTCGGCCCGGAAGCGATCATCGCGACCAACACTTCATCGATTTCGGTCACCCGTCTGGCGTCCTATACCGACCGCCCGGCGAAGTTCATGGGTATGCACTTCATGAACCCGGTGCCGCTGATGAAACTGGTGGAACTGATCCGTGGTATTGCCACGGACGAAACCACCTATCGCACCATTCATGAACTGACCAAAAAGCTCGGCAAGGACACGGCCAGCGCCGAAGACTTCCCGGCCTTTATCGTCAACCGCATCCTGCTTCCGATGATCAACGAGGCGATCTACACCCTTTACGAAGGCGTGGGGAATGTCGAGTCCATCGATACCGCGATGCGTCTGGGTGCGAACCATCCGATGGGCCCGCTGCAACTGGCAGACTTTATTGGTCTCGATACCTGCCTGTCGATCATGCATGTCCTGCATGATGGTCTGGCCGATACCAAATATCGCCCGTGCCCGCTTCTGGTCAAATATGTCGAAGCCGGATGGCTTGGCCGCAAGGCTGGCCGTGGCTTCTATGACTATAGCGGCGACGAGCCGACCCCGACCCGCTAA
- a CDS encoding electron transfer flavoprotein subunit alpha/FixB family protein, giving the protein MSILVIAEHDNTELKGGTLNTVAAAQKIGGDITVLVAGEGCKAVAEAAAKVEGVSKVLLADNAAYGHFLAENMAGLVSDLAGDYSHVLVPASSVGKNFMPRVAAVKDVAQISDITDVVDADTFVRPIYAGNAMATVQSADSLKLITVRTTGFDPVGAEGGSASIEDVAVASDAGKSTFVGQELTESERPELTAASIVISGGRGMGSGENFHLIEPIADKLGAAIGASRAAVDAGYAPNDWQVGQTGKVVAPQLYIAVGISGAIQHLAGMKDSKVIVAINKDEEAPIFSVADYGLVGDLFEALPALASELDK; this is encoded by the coding sequence ATGAGCATTCTTGTTATTGCCGAACACGACAATACCGAACTGAAGGGTGGCACGCTTAACACCGTTGCTGCTGCTCAGAAAATCGGTGGCGACATCACCGTTCTCGTGGCTGGCGAAGGCTGCAAGGCCGTTGCCGAAGCCGCTGCCAAGGTCGAAGGTGTCTCCAAGGTTCTCCTCGCAGACAACGCAGCCTATGGCCACTTCCTTGCCGAAAACATGGCAGGCCTGGTGTCCGATCTGGCCGGGGACTACAGCCACGTTCTCGTTCCCGCCTCAAGCGTTGGCAAAAACTTCATGCCACGCGTTGCCGCCGTCAAAGACGTCGCACAGATTTCCGACATCACCGATGTTGTCGATGCCGATACCTTTGTCCGTCCGATCTATGCCGGTAACGCCATGGCAACCGTGCAGTCGGCAGACAGCCTGAAACTGATCACTGTCCGTACCACCGGCTTTGATCCGGTCGGCGCCGAAGGCGGTTCTGCATCCATCGAAGACGTTGCTGTTGCATCTGATGCTGGCAAGTCGACCTTCGTTGGTCAGGAACTGACCGAGTCGGAACGTCCGGAACTCACCGCTGCAAGCATCGTCATCTCTGGCGGTCGCGGCATGGGTTCGGGTGAAAACTTCCACCTGATCGAACCGATTGCCGACAAACTCGGCGCGGCAATTGGCGCTTCTCGCGCTGCGGTTGATGCGGGCTATGCCCCCAACGACTGGCAGGTCGGCCAAACCGGCAAAGTTGTTGCACCGCAGCTATACATTGCTGTAGGCATTTCGGGTGCTATTCAGCACCTTGCCGGCATGAAGGACAGTAAGGTCATTGTCGCGATCAACAAGGACGAAGAGGCGCCGATCTTCTCGGTAGCGGATTACGGACTTGTCGGTGACCTGTTCGAGGCCCTTCCCGCTCTGGCGAGCGAACTCGACAAATAA
- a CDS encoding electron transfer flavoprotein subunit beta/FixA family protein has translation MKVLVAVKRVVDYNVKIRVKQDQSGVELNNVKMSMNPFDEIAVEEAIRLKEAGTATEVVAVSLGVKQCQETLRTALAMGADRGILVETEDELQPLAVAKLLKEVVAKESPDLVILGKQAIDDDANQTGQMLAALLDWPQGTFASKVVVADGKLDVTREIDGGLETIKIDLPAIVTTDLRLNEPRYASLPNIMKAKKKPLDTLSPADLGVDTAPRLKTLKVSEPEARQAGVKVADVAELVDKLRNEAKVI, from the coding sequence ATGAAGGTTCTTGTCGCCGTTAAGCGCGTTGTGGATTACAACGTCAAGATCCGTGTCAAACAGGACCAGTCTGGCGTTGAGTTGAACAACGTTAAGATGTCCATGAACCCGTTTGACGAAATCGCCGTTGAAGAGGCCATCCGCCTCAAGGAAGCGGGCACCGCCACCGAAGTGGTTGCTGTGTCGCTCGGCGTTAAACAGTGCCAGGAAACCCTGCGCACGGCCCTCGCCATGGGTGCCGATCGCGGCATTCTGGTTGAAACCGAGGACGAACTCCAGCCGCTGGCTGTTGCAAAGCTTCTGAAAGAAGTCGTTGCCAAGGAAAGCCCGGATCTCGTGATCCTCGGCAAACAGGCAATTGACGATGATGCCAACCAGACCGGTCAGATGCTGGCCGCATTGCTGGATTGGCCGCAGGGCACCTTCGCGTCCAAGGTTGTCGTTGCTGACGGCAAACTTGATGTCACGCGTGAAATCGACGGTGGTCTTGAAACCATCAAGATTGATCTTCCGGCAATCGTTACCACCGACCTGCGCCTCAACGAGCCGCGCTACGCGTCGCTGCCGAACATCATGAAAGCCAAGAAAAAGCCGCTCGATACCCTGAGCCCGGCCGACCTTGGTGTTGATACCGCGCCGCGCCTGAAAACCCTGAAAGTTTCCGAACCGGAAGCACGTCAGGCAGGTGTCAAAGTTGCCGACGTCGCAGAGCTTGTCGACAAGCTCCGCAACGAAGCAAAAGTAATCTAA
- a CDS encoding cob(I)yrinic acid a,c-diamide adenosyltransferase, producing the protein MVQLTRIYTKSGDKGKTALGNGTRVAKNDVRVEAYGTVDETNAVIGVARLHADGDVDEMLARIQNDLFDLGADLCTPGDGSDDNPERPALRITAKQTERLEAEIDQINEALDPLKSFVLPGGSALSAQLHVARTVSRRAERLIVELAGVETINAEAVRYINRLSDHMFVLARQANNGGKDDVLWKPGLTR; encoded by the coding sequence ATGGTTCAACTGACTCGTATCTATACAAAATCCGGTGACAAGGGCAAAACCGCCCTTGGGAATGGCACGCGCGTTGCCAAAAATGATGTGCGCGTAGAGGCCTATGGCACCGTGGATGAAACCAATGCCGTGATTGGTGTCGCCCGCCTGCATGCAGATGGCGACGTCGATGAGATGCTGGCCCGAATCCAGAACGATCTTTTCGATCTCGGCGCTGATCTGTGCACACCGGGCGATGGCAGCGATGATAACCCCGAACGGCCCGCCCTTCGCATTACCGCCAAGCAAACCGAACGCCTTGAGGCCGAGATTGATCAGATCAACGAAGCCCTTGATCCGCTGAAATCATTCGTTTTGCCCGGCGGCAGCGCGCTTTCCGCACAGTTGCATGTCGCCCGCACAGTTTCGCGCCGGGCCGAACGCCTGATTGTTGAGCTGGCCGGTGTCGAGACCATCAATGCCGAGGCGGTGCGTTATATCAACCGGCTGTCAGACCACATGTTTGTTCTGGCCCGCCAAGCCAACAATGGCGGCAAGGATGATGTTCTCTGGAAGCCCGGGCTAACCCGATAA
- a CDS encoding twin transmembrane helix small protein: MAGFLQIGVLLAMAAVAGVLIMGIVSMARGKDARKQNKLMQMRVLLQGLALLLLFILSLMAVGS; the protein is encoded by the coding sequence ATGGCTGGTTTTTTACAGATTGGTGTTTTGCTTGCGATGGCAGCTGTCGCCGGGGTCCTGATCATGGGCATCGTTTCGATGGCACGTGGCAAGGATGCGCGCAAACAAAACAAACTGATGCAAATGCGCGTCCTTTTGCAGGGTCTGGCGCTGTTGCTGCTTTTCATCCTGTCGCTGATGGCGGTCGGTTCCTAA
- a CDS encoding sigma 54-interacting transcriptional regulator — MRISEINPLPVMIENLHLQALLAHTHPTLLIHPKTDRIVFANQAAANLLGRSIEELLVTSMSALHKGQVPSLVVFSEAAFYHGFAWTRGLDLTRPDGTELKLEHEARPLILDGEDYLTVTISDLDARHRRDVDSEADDYLREGIAEWRRAERFFREIERENQLILGAAGEGIYGVNSDGITTFVNPAAERMLGWTAEELVGREIHSIIHHSHVNGDPYHAEQCPIYNAFREGIVRRVDDEVFWRSDGKPIRVEYTSTPIRDHGLVIGAVIVFRDITERKIAEEKLHAALAEVDRLRERLELENAYLQEEILSTNNHHEIIGQSDAIQGALKQIDLVAPTDANVLITGESGTGKELIARAIHQASARSDRVLVRVNCAAIPHELFESEFFGHVRGAFTGAVRDRVGRFELADGGTLFLDEVGEIPLELQGKLLRVLQDQKFERIGEERTREVNVRLIAATNRDLKEEVRQGRFREDLYFRLNVFPIECRPLRERPDDIPPLASHFLRNICQRLNIAQPTLTKGQVRTLQNYGWPGNARELENVIERAAILAHDGKLHFDLPEQGARDSRKLAAPATEPDSKPEKTVLTRGELRQTEYDNIIHALTMTKGKVFGENGAAALLDIKPTTLASRIKKFKIDRRSFVANETID; from the coding sequence ATGAGGATCAGTGAAATCAATCCCCTACCGGTGATGATTGAAAACCTGCATTTGCAGGCATTGCTCGCCCACACCCATCCAACCTTGTTGATTCACCCCAAAACGGACCGGATTGTCTTTGCCAATCAGGCCGCTGCCAACCTGCTGGGGCGCAGCATTGAAGAGCTTCTGGTAACCTCGATGAGTGCGCTGCACAAAGGTCAGGTACCCAGTCTGGTCGTATTTAGCGAGGCCGCCTTTTATCACGGATTTGCTTGGACCCGCGGGCTCGACCTGACCCGCCCCGACGGCACCGAACTGAAACTTGAACACGAAGCGCGGCCGCTCATTCTGGACGGCGAAGACTATCTGACCGTCACGATTTCCGATCTCGATGCCCGCCATCGCCGCGATGTGGACTCTGAGGCCGATGATTACCTGCGCGAAGGCATCGCCGAATGGCGCCGTGCCGAACGGTTTTTCCGCGAAATCGAACGCGAAAACCAGCTGATCCTGGGTGCGGCTGGCGAAGGCATTTACGGGGTCAACAGCGACGGGATCACGACATTCGTCAACCCGGCGGCCGAACGTATGCTGGGCTGGACGGCCGAGGAACTGGTTGGTCGTGAAATCCATTCGATCATCCACCATTCCCACGTCAACGGCGACCCGTATCACGCCGAACAATGCCCGATTTACAACGCCTTTCGCGAAGGTATCGTCAGGCGCGTCGATGACGAGGTCTTCTGGCGCAGCGACGGCAAACCGATCCGGGTGGAATATACCTCCACCCCGATCCGTGACCATGGGCTGGTGATCGGGGCGGTGATTGTTTTTCGCGACATCACCGAACGTAAAATCGCCGAGGAAAAGCTGCACGCTGCCCTTGCCGAGGTCGACCGCCTGCGTGAACGGCTGGAGCTTGAAAACGCCTATCTGCAGGAAGAAATCCTCTCAACCAACAACCACCATGAAATCATCGGCCAGTCCGATGCCATTCAGGGTGCGCTTAAACAGATTGATCTTGTCGCGCCCACCGATGCCAACGTTCTGATCACTGGTGAATCCGGGACGGGCAAGGAACTGATTGCACGCGCCATCCATCAGGCCAGCGCGCGGTCTGATCGTGTTCTGGTGCGCGTGAACTGTGCGGCAATCCCGCATGAACTGTTTGAAAGCGAGTTTTTCGGCCATGTCCGCGGTGCCTTTACCGGTGCCGTGCGCGATCGTGTCGGGCGGTTTGAACTGGCCGATGGTGGCACGCTGTTCTTGGATGAAGTCGGGGAAATCCCGCTGGAATTGCAGGGCAAGTTGCTGCGTGTTTTGCAGGATCAGAAGTTCGAACGCATCGGCGAAGAACGCACACGCGAGGTCAATGTCCGCCTGATTGCCGCCACCAACCGCGATCTTAAGGAAGAAGTCCGTCAAGGACGCTTCCGTGAAGACCTGTATTTCCGTCTCAACGTTTTCCCCATTGAATGCCGACCACTCCGTGAACGGCCCGATGATATCCCGCCGCTGGCATCGCACTTCCTGCGCAATATCTGTCAGCGCCTTAATATCGCGCAGCCAACACTGACCAAGGGGCAGGTCCGTACCTTGCAAAACTATGGCTGGCCGGGAAATGCCCGCGAACTGGAAAACGTCATCGAACGCGCAGCCATCCTCGCCCATGACGGCAAGCTGCATTTTGATCTGCCCGAACAGGGCGCGCGCGACAGCCGCAAATTGGCAGCGCCGGCGACAGAGCCTGACAGCAAACCGGAAAAAACCGTTCTGACCCGGGGTGAGCTGCGCCAGACCGAATATGACAACATCATCCATGCGCTGACCATGACCAAGGGCAAGGTTTTTGGCGAAAATGGTGCGGCGGCCCTTCTGGATATCAAACCAACCACGCTGGCCTCGCGTATCAAGAAATTCAAAATCGACCGTCGCAGCTTTGTGGCAAACGAAACCATCGACTAA